In the genome of Candidatus Eremiobacteraceae bacterium, one region contains:
- the aceB gene encoding malate synthase A, translating into MKHASALDGVTVKAPRVARQDEILTPDSLAFVAALAREFEPRRRQLLSARAERQAQFDAGVLPDFLSSTKAVRDGEWKGPSIPADLRDRRVEITGPTDRKMMINALNSGASAFMADFEDSNTPTWENLIGGHGNLIDAIERTITLETPEKTYRLIERPAVLLVRPRGWHLPERHVTIDGSPMSGSLFDFGLYFFHNAQRLLARGSGPYFYLPKLENHLEARLWNDVFNFAQDALHVPRGTIRATVLIETILAAFEMDEILYELREHSAGLNAGRWDYMFSIIKKFRNRADFVLPDRAQVTMTVPFMRAYTELLVKTCHRRNVHAMGGMAAFIPSRRDPQVNEAALARVREDKQRESADGFDGTWVAHPDLVPVARAEFDTVLGDRPNQIERQRPEVSVTAAQLLDVRVPGGTITKAGVRGNVSVGLRYLESWLRGTGAAGINNLMEDVATAEIARSQIWQWVRHGSRLDDGEEASKSMVRALEEDELAAARGAMDDKSFSHSRFKDAREIFDRVALSADFIEFLTLPAYELLD; encoded by the coding sequence ATGAAACATGCTAGCGCACTCGACGGCGTGACGGTCAAAGCGCCGCGCGTCGCGCGTCAAGACGAGATCCTGACCCCGGACTCCCTTGCCTTCGTCGCGGCACTTGCGCGCGAATTCGAGCCGCGACGGCGGCAGCTGCTGAGCGCGCGCGCGGAGCGGCAAGCGCAGTTCGACGCGGGCGTGCTGCCTGATTTCTTGAGCTCGACCAAAGCCGTGCGCGATGGAGAGTGGAAAGGTCCGTCGATCCCGGCAGACCTGCGCGACCGCCGGGTCGAGATCACCGGTCCGACCGACCGCAAGATGATGATCAACGCGCTCAACTCGGGCGCGAGCGCGTTCATGGCCGACTTCGAAGACTCGAACACGCCGACGTGGGAGAACCTCATCGGCGGACACGGCAATCTCATCGACGCCATCGAGCGCACCATCACGCTTGAGACGCCTGAGAAGACGTATCGGCTGATCGAGCGCCCGGCGGTGCTGCTGGTGCGTCCGCGCGGCTGGCATCTTCCCGAACGCCACGTGACGATCGACGGCTCGCCGATGTCCGGCAGCCTCTTCGACTTCGGCCTGTACTTCTTCCACAACGCGCAGCGCCTGCTCGCGCGCGGCAGCGGGCCGTACTTCTACCTTCCCAAACTCGAAAACCATCTCGAAGCGCGCCTGTGGAACGACGTGTTCAATTTCGCGCAGGACGCGCTGCACGTGCCGCGCGGCACGATCCGCGCGACCGTGCTCATCGAGACCATTTTGGCCGCGTTCGAGATGGACGAGATCCTGTACGAGCTGCGCGAGCACTCCGCCGGACTCAACGCGGGGCGCTGGGACTACATGTTCAGCATCATAAAGAAGTTTCGCAATCGCGCTGACTTCGTGCTGCCCGACCGCGCGCAAGTCACGATGACCGTGCCCTTCATGCGCGCCTACACCGAGCTGCTCGTGAAGACGTGCCATCGCCGCAACGTTCACGCGATGGGCGGCATGGCGGCGTTCATCCCAAGCCGGCGCGACCCGCAGGTCAACGAGGCGGCGCTCGCACGCGTGCGCGAGGACAAACAGCGAGAATCTGCCGACGGCTTTGACGGCACGTGGGTAGCTCACCCGGACCTGGTGCCGGTGGCCCGCGCGGAATTCGATACGGTGCTTGGCGACCGTCCGAACCAGATCGAGCGGCAGCGGCCCGAGGTATCGGTCACCGCAGCGCAGTTGCTCGACGTGCGCGTCCCGGGCGGCACGATCACTAAAGCCGGAGTGCGCGGCAACGTCAGCGTCGGGCTGCGCTATCTCGAATCATGGCTGCGCGGCACCGGCGCGGCGGGCATCAACAATCTCATGGAGGACGTCGCGACCGCCGAGATCGCGCGTTCGCAGATCTGGCAGTGGGTGCGCCATGGATCGCGCCTCGATGACGGCGAGGAGGCGAGCAAGAGCATGGTTCGCGCGCTCGAAGAAGACGAGCTCGCTGCCGCGCGCGGCGCGATGGACGACAAGTCGTTCTCGCACAGCCGCTTCAAGGACGCGCGCGAGATATTCGACCGCGTCGCGCTCTCCGCGGACTTCATCGAGTTCCTGACGCTGCCGGCCTACGAACTCCTGGACTGA
- a CDS encoding DUF1059 domain-containing protein, whose product MASTSTRVFIDCAEMPSDSGCTLYISGRPDEVLKAAVSHAVSAHGHQDSPELRSQLQAGLKPEAA is encoded by the coding sequence ATGGCCAGCACCTCCACCCGCGTCTTCATCGACTGCGCCGAGATGCCCAGCGACAGCGGCTGCACGCTCTACATCTCAGGCAGACCCGATGAAGTGCTCAAAGCGGCAGTCTCACACGCGGTCTCAGCGCACGGACACCAAGACAGCCCCGAGCTGCGCTCTCAACTGCAAGCCGGACTCAAACCAGAAGCCGCCTAG